The DNA window ATACAGCGTTTTTAATGGTATTTAACGGCTTGATGATTGGTGCGATCGGCACTTTAGTCGGACAAAATAATCTTGCCTATCCTTTTTGGGGGTTCGTATTTCCCCACGGTTCTTTAGAATTACCTGCGATATTTTTTGCTGGTGGTGCTGGATTTTTATTAGCAAAAGCAATTTTATTTCCTGGAAAGTATCGCCGTGCTGATGCATTAAAGTTCTACGGTTCTCAAGCAGTGCAATTAGTATTTGCTATTGTGCCAATGTTGATTATTGCTGGCATAATTGAGGGATTTATATCTCCTAATCCTCTCGTGCCAACACCTTTTAAATACCTGTTTGGAATGGGATTATTTGTGTTATTAGTTGCTTATTGCAGTCGTAGAAAAAAAGGATAATTTTTTGAAATTTACGTTTGAATGAAAAAGTGAGTTCGGCTAATTTATTATTAAAGATTAACTATTAATTGCTCGCCGATCGCTACAGAACCATCGCTAATTATCTGCGCCAAAACTCCAGTCTGTGTATGATGAAAATGTGTTTGCAGCAGAGAAAGTAGATTTGTATCTCTTTCCCCTGTTTCAGGATTCACATCAATATTTAAACAACGATTAATTCTTGCTGTAATAGCAATTCGCGCTGTTCCCAGTTGGATTTCTTGCCCTACCCAATCAAATTCTTGCCAAGCGGATACACCCTCAACGACGATATTAGGACGAAACCGTTGTACATCTATTGGTTGTCTAGCCAACTCACTTAAATGGTTAATAGTTTCCCGACTGATAAGGGAAATATGTACTGCTTCTCGGTCGGGATAGCGTGTTTTGTAAAATTCTCCCACTAGTTGCAAAGGTGAGCGTTGAGGATGTCTCGCAGCTTGACTGGGGTAAATTCCTGCTAGGTAGCCAGTGAAAAAGGCAGAAATTAAATCGCGTCCTTTATTAGTATTGGTATCGGCAACTAATAACTCTACACCTTTACGCTTGACTGTCAAAGTGCCGCTAGCCGACTCGTAGAAACAATCTAACGCCGCTAGCCCATGCCAGTCATTTTGCATGGCAAAGTTATGTTTCTTCATCCAAGGCACGCTTGTAAAGACAGTATCTATTACATCTTGCTTGTACATCAAAGCAAAAGCGCGATCGCCTGGTATGCCATGCCCTACTTGCAGGTTAACGCGATCGCACTGGTGGGCGCTTAAGCCTTTAAATGGATAAATAAATAATTGCTGAACAGAAATTTTGTTCATAGGAAATGGGTACTGGGTACTGGTGATTCGGGATTAGATCTATAATTTTATGTTCCACGCCCTAGCCCCCCCCTAGTCCCTAGCTTCCAGTCTTTACTGGAATGTTGCCACCAGGAGTTCCTCCTGTGATGCTGCGGAAATACAAACCCCCGACTGTTAGCAAAAATAAGACATATCCTACAGCTTGTACGAGATAGAGATGTTGTCTATAACCAAATAAAGCTTTGAGCACAATACCAGGAAATTTTTCATCGGGCAAAATATTGGCAGTGTTCCAAACCATTGGCCCTAAAATGCAAGAGTGGATTTTGGTAAACCTTTGATAATAAAAACAAAGACTTTCTGAGGCACGGTTACTAAGAGCAAGGTTAGCGACAGCCTCATCAAAATTATGTAATGCTGACACCACCAATCCACCAACAATCAATACCAACAAAATACCCATCACTTGGAAAAATTGCTTGATATTGATTTTGACACCCCATTTAAACAGAAGTACACCTACAAGTGCAGCAACTGCAATA is part of the Chlorogloeopsis sp. ULAP01 genome and encodes:
- a CDS encoding MOSC domain-containing protein, producing MNKISVQQLFIYPFKGLSAHQCDRVNLQVGHGIPGDRAFALMYKQDVIDTVFTSVPWMKKHNFAMQNDWHGLAALDCFYESASGTLTVKRKGVELLVADTNTNKGRDLISAFFTGYLAGIYPSQAARHPQRSPLQLVGEFYKTRYPDREAVHISLISRETINHLSELARQPIDVQRFRPNIVVEGVSAWQEFDWVGQEIQLGTARIAITARINRCLNIDVNPETGERDTNLLSLLQTHFHHTQTGVLAQIISDGSVAIGEQLIVNL